The Methylacidimicrobium sp. B4 genome contains a region encoding:
- the kdpF gene encoding K(+)-transporting ATPase subunit F gives MLAFLGIVCVGLLAYLFAAMIWPEKF, from the coding sequence ATGCTCGCTTTTCTAGGCATCGTCTGCGTGGGCCTTCTGGCCTATCTTTTCGCAGCCATGATCTGGCCCGAGAAGTTCTAA
- the draG gene encoding ADP-ribosyl-[dinitrogen reductase] hydrolase, whose translation MTGVSREERRARALGAYLGFAVGDALGATVEFLSAQEIAERYGIHRRMIGGGWLGLKPGQITDDTEMCLALGRAILRCGGFALPAMAEELVRWYRSRPVDIGATCLRGIRRYLTDGSLAAERSRWDGGNGACLRNLPVVLATLGDEEAFRRPTVEQCHFTHNHPFSDAGTVTLGEMVRSLLAGGGMAEARAAAERLIARHPVFAFDPYPVSASGYVVDTLQTVFFTFFGTDSFSSCLIATVNRGGDADSTGALAGMLAGAHYTVEGIPKGWLRKLNPKVAAEIESQVDGLLAIADSRMGRGAAGGGRAGVGEMG comes from the coding sequence ATGACTGGGGTTTCGCGGGAGGAGCGGAGAGCGCGGGCGCTCGGAGCCTATCTCGGGTTTGCGGTCGGCGATGCCCTGGGTGCGACGGTCGAGTTTCTCTCGGCGCAGGAGATCGCGGAGCGGTACGGAATCCACCGGCGGATGATTGGCGGCGGGTGGCTCGGGCTCAAGCCGGGACAGATTACCGACGACACGGAGATGTGCCTGGCCCTGGGCCGGGCGATTCTCCGGTGCGGAGGCTTCGCTCTTCCCGCGATGGCGGAGGAGCTCGTCCGCTGGTATCGTTCCCGGCCTGTCGACATCGGTGCCACCTGCCTGCGGGGCATTCGTCGCTATCTGACCGACGGCTCCCTGGCGGCGGAGCGAAGCCGCTGGGATGGGGGCAACGGCGCTTGCCTGCGGAATCTTCCGGTCGTTCTGGCGACGCTGGGGGACGAGGAAGCGTTTCGGCGCCCGACGGTTGAGCAGTGCCATTTCACCCACAACCACCCTTTTTCGGACGCGGGAACCGTTACCCTCGGGGAGATGGTTCGGAGCCTGCTGGCCGGAGGAGGGATGGCCGAGGCGCGAGCGGCGGCCGAGCGGCTGATCGCCCGCCATCCGGTCTTCGCCTTCGATCCCTATCCCGTCAGCGCCTCGGGCTATGTGGTCGATACGCTGCAGACGGTCTTCTTCACCTTCTTTGGGACCGATTCTTTCTCCTCTTGCCTGATCGCGACGGTCAACCGTGGAGGAGACGCGGATTCGACGGGAGCCCTTGCGGGGATGTTGGCCGGAGCGCATTACACGGTCGAGGGGATCCCGAAGGGGTGGCTTCGGAAGCTCAATCCCAAGGTGGCCGCGGAGATCGAGTCCCAGGTGGATGGTCTGCTCGCCATCGCCGACTCGCGGATGGGGAGAGGTGCGGCGGGGGGAGGAAGGGCGGGAGTGGGGGAAATGGGGTGA
- a CDS encoding GuaB3 family IMP dehydrogenase-related protein — MGMWIGKNRKARVCYGFDEISLVPGRITINPDEVDTSFTIPNPSGEPIRLKIPILASAMDGVTDVPFCVEMARQGGLGIINLEGVQTRYDDPKAVIQEIISADQSKVTELLQKIYSAPIREHLIGKRIEEIKAQGVPAAVSAIPQKAQAFGAIAQEAGVDLFVVQSTVSTAKHISRQYASLDLAAFCRQMKAPVIIGNAVTYDVVLDLMECGVSGVLIGVGPGAACTSRGVLGLGVPQVTATVDCAAARDTYYKKTGRYVPIITDGGMRRGGDLCKAIACGGDAVMIGSAFARAEESPGQGSHWGMATPHANLPRGTRIQMGISGPLRQILFGPATVDDGSQNLVGALMTSMGNVGAATIAAFQETEVIIAPSIQSEGKLFQMVQSVGMGSR, encoded by the coding sequence ATGGGAATGTGGATTGGAAAGAATCGAAAGGCACGGGTGTGCTATGGCTTTGACGAGATTTCGCTCGTCCCGGGAAGAATCACGATCAATCCCGATGAGGTGGATACGAGCTTTACGATCCCCAATCCCTCGGGCGAGCCGATCCGGCTCAAGATCCCGATCCTGGCCAGCGCCATGGACGGGGTAACCGACGTACCGTTCTGCGTGGAGATGGCCCGCCAAGGGGGCTTGGGCATCATCAACCTTGAAGGGGTGCAGACCCGCTACGACGACCCGAAGGCGGTCATCCAGGAGATCATCTCGGCAGACCAGAGCAAGGTCACCGAGCTCCTCCAGAAGATCTACTCGGCTCCGATCCGGGAGCATCTGATCGGGAAGCGGATCGAGGAGATCAAGGCCCAAGGGGTGCCGGCCGCTGTCTCGGCGATCCCGCAAAAGGCCCAGGCCTTTGGCGCCATCGCCCAGGAGGCGGGAGTCGATCTCTTCGTCGTCCAGTCGACGGTCAGCACCGCCAAGCACATCTCCCGTCAATACGCCTCCCTCGACCTTGCCGCCTTCTGCCGCCAGATGAAGGCTCCGGTCATCATCGGAAATGCGGTCACCTACGACGTCGTCCTCGACCTGATGGAATGCGGGGTCAGCGGCGTCCTGATCGGAGTCGGGCCGGGCGCCGCCTGTACCTCGCGCGGGGTGCTCGGGCTCGGGGTACCTCAAGTCACGGCGACCGTCGACTGCGCGGCGGCACGCGATACCTATTACAAGAAGACCGGGCGCTACGTCCCGATCATTACCGACGGCGGCATGCGCCGCGGGGGAGATCTCTGCAAGGCGATCGCCTGCGGCGGGGACGCCGTGATGATCGGATCGGCCTTCGCCCGGGCCGAAGAGTCCCCGGGTCAAGGAAGTCATTGGGGGATGGCCACACCCCATGCGAACCTTCCCCGCGGAACGCGCATTCAGATGGGGATCAGCGGCCCCTTGCGGCAGATCCTCTTCGGGCCCGCAACGGTCGACGATGGCTCGCAGAACCTGGTCGGCGCCCTCATGACCTCGATGGGCAATGTCGGAGCCGCCACGATTGCGGCATTCCAAGAGACCGAGGTGATCATCGCCCCGAGCATCCAGTCGGAAGGAAAGCTCTTTCAGATGGTGCAGTCGGTCGGGATGGGCAGCCGCTAA
- the rsmI gene encoding 16S rRNA (cytidine(1402)-2'-O)-methyltransferase → MTRAKKSRQRKGEETEQEASGREALPEEASSPASATGQEPRLWVVGTPIGNLEDITLRALRILREADLVAAEDTRRTGQLLRHYELHKPLVSYHRFNEAQRLAGLMAALREGKKVALVSDAGMPGISDPGERLLRTCTEEGIRVEVVPGPSAVLTALLASGFSTTPFYFGGFFPVKGGARKREWEAAEARACTSVYFESPHRLRRSLQDAAALGDRRICLARELTKKFEEVLRGSAQALLLEFQRREPRGEFCVVVEGLDEAEAGRGRRSGSSDPALFRPTQVV, encoded by the coding sequence GTGACGAGGGCGAAGAAATCGCGCCAACGAAAGGGAGAGGAGACCGAGCAGGAGGCCTCCGGCCGGGAGGCGTTGCCAGAAGAGGCCTCCTCCCCGGCTTCCGCGACCGGGCAGGAGCCCCGGCTCTGGGTCGTCGGGACCCCGATCGGGAACCTCGAGGACATCACCCTGCGCGCGTTGCGAATCCTGCGGGAAGCCGACCTGGTCGCGGCCGAGGATACCCGGAGGACGGGCCAGCTCTTGCGCCATTATGAGCTCCATAAGCCGCTCGTGAGCTACCACCGCTTCAACGAAGCCCAGCGGCTCGCGGGACTCATGGCGGCCCTGCGCGAAGGCAAGAAGGTGGCGCTCGTCAGCGACGCGGGGATGCCGGGCATCTCCGATCCGGGAGAGCGGCTTCTGAGGACATGCACGGAAGAGGGAATCCGGGTCGAGGTGGTCCCGGGGCCCTCCGCGGTATTGACCGCCCTGTTGGCTTCGGGATTTTCGACCACTCCCTTTTACTTCGGAGGGTTTTTCCCGGTCAAAGGGGGAGCGCGGAAGAGGGAGTGGGAAGCGGCGGAGGCGCGCGCTTGCACCTCCGTCTACTTCGAGTCCCCGCACCGGCTCCGCCGCTCCCTCCAGGACGCGGCCGCGCTGGGAGATCGGAGAATCTGCCTGGCCCGGGAACTGACCAAGAAGTTCGAAGAGGTGCTCCGGGGGAGTGCTCAAGCTCTGCTCCTGGAGTTTCAGCGCCGGGAACCGCGGGGGGAGTTCTGCGTGGTGGTGGAAGGCTTGGACGAGGCCGAGGCCGGCCGCGGAAGGAGGAGCGGTTCCTCTGATCCCGCGCTTTTCAGGCCGACCCAGGTAGTGTAG
- a CDS encoding NAD(+)--dinitrogen-reductase ADP-D-ribosyltransferase codes for MGIPSALLASPAFNEHPVRLSIHGVREMNPGLFAKLGEAGDAAEATKIFEDYMDVLFGLNEEQRMRCGPDSRRRYRASYQRLLEGWAFDSNGPEGAVLKGWVESRFGLFPTFHKSPIERFSSPAWIRYVEEKMSSRFHNNAIQMQLDLLYEFAQWSLDRSEARRERYRTLYRGVEGFEENQILERYGKGQALVLLNNLVSFTAEREVAEQFGGWILTARVPLVKLLFFRELLPHHALQSEAEHLVIGGAFVAEIERP; via the coding sequence GTGGGAATTCCTTCGGCCCTGCTGGCGAGCCCCGCCTTCAACGAGCACCCGGTCCGACTCTCGATCCATGGCGTGCGCGAGATGAACCCGGGACTTTTCGCGAAGCTCGGGGAAGCAGGAGACGCGGCGGAAGCGACGAAAATCTTCGAGGACTATATGGACGTCCTCTTTGGGCTCAACGAGGAGCAGAGGATGCGCTGCGGCCCGGATAGCCGGCGACGATACCGGGCGAGCTACCAGCGGCTTCTCGAAGGTTGGGCTTTTGATTCGAATGGCCCGGAAGGTGCTGTGCTCAAAGGATGGGTGGAAAGCCGCTTCGGGCTCTTTCCGACGTTCCACAAGAGCCCGATCGAGCGGTTCTCCTCGCCCGCGTGGATCCGCTACGTGGAGGAAAAGATGTCGAGCCGCTTTCACAACAATGCGATCCAGATGCAGCTCGACCTCCTCTACGAGTTTGCCCAGTGGTCGCTCGATCGGTCGGAGGCGAGGAGGGAGCGCTACCGGACCCTCTATCGGGGCGTCGAGGGATTCGAGGAGAACCAGATCCTGGAGCGCTACGGGAAAGGACAGGCCCTCGTCCTGCTCAACAACCTCGTTTCCTTTACCGCCGAGCGGGAGGTGGCCGAGCAGTTCGGGGGCTGGATTCTCACCGCGCGGGTGCCGTTGGTCAAATTGCTCTTCTTTCGGGAGCTGCTTCCCCATCATGCCCTGCAGAGCGAGGCGGAGCATCTGGTCATTGGGGGAGCCTTCGTGGCCGAGATCGAGCGGCCATGA
- a CDS encoding biopolymer transporter ExbD produces MQPRLALLRGTTDLVPLVTVLFLLLLFFLLGSSFVTQPGFVVELPKSSLGVRLPSEGWIVSVTLTPETKGNGGRKPLIFCHDELLDLPGFRKLLEESSRGRPPQTLVIRADKEAPAGLLVEIMNIALTQKWSVLLATQPEGEQPGGP; encoded by the coding sequence TTGCAGCCTCGCTTGGCGCTGCTCCGCGGGACGACTGACCTCGTCCCCCTGGTCACCGTCCTCTTCCTGCTGCTGCTCTTCTTCCTCCTCGGCTCCTCGTTTGTCACCCAGCCGGGGTTCGTGGTCGAACTGCCCAAAAGCTCCCTCGGAGTGCGGCTGCCTTCCGAGGGCTGGATCGTCTCGGTCACCTTGACCCCTGAGACCAAAGGAAACGGCGGCCGAAAGCCGCTGATCTTCTGCCACGACGAGCTGCTCGACCTGCCGGGCTTCCGCAAGCTCCTCGAGGAATCGAGCCGCGGCCGCCCTCCGCAAACCCTGGTGATTCGCGCCGACAAAGAGGCTCCCGCCGGCCTTCTGGTCGAGATCATGAACATCGCCCTCACCCAAAAATGGTCGGTTCTACTGGCCACTCAGCCCGAGGGGGAGCAACCAGGAGGGCCGTGA
- a CDS encoding MotA/TolQ/ExbB proton channel family protein, which translates to MFSYALFFSATGQANPRVVPEAISLFEIVHRGGLVMWPILLCSILAAGVFLERMLFYRKAECNVDSFLTGLGNLLRKGRYDEALLRCQETPARAAEIARQAILRRDYPPTELREMTREAAQLALPPLEAHLAILATISYITPLLGLLGTITGMIEAFLAMNRASGSVSVSDLASGIWVALVSAAAGIAVAIPTSIAYNYLLTRLTAIAQDIDRVAIEVLHALADGKRSNRAAPFPDEIAASLGAAPRDD; encoded by the coding sequence ATGTTTTCCTACGCCCTGTTCTTTTCGGCAACCGGCCAGGCCAACCCTCGCGTCGTCCCGGAAGCGATCAGCCTCTTCGAGATTGTCCACCGAGGAGGCCTGGTCATGTGGCCCATTCTCCTCTGCAGCATTCTGGCCGCCGGAGTCTTCCTGGAACGGATGCTCTTCTACCGAAAGGCGGAGTGCAACGTAGACTCTTTCCTGACGGGCCTGGGCAACCTGCTGCGCAAGGGGAGATACGACGAAGCGCTGCTCCGCTGCCAGGAGACACCCGCACGGGCGGCCGAGATCGCCCGCCAAGCCATTCTCCGGAGGGACTATCCGCCGACGGAGCTGCGAGAGATGACGCGGGAGGCGGCCCAGCTCGCCCTGCCCCCGCTCGAGGCGCACTTGGCTATCCTGGCAACGATCAGCTACATCACCCCGCTTCTTGGCCTCTTGGGGACGATCACCGGCATGATCGAAGCGTTTCTGGCCATGAATCGGGCCTCGGGCTCGGTCTCCGTGAGCGACTTGGCCTCCGGCATCTGGGTGGCCCTGGTCAGCGCCGCGGCGGGAATCGCGGTAGCCATTCCCACCTCGATCGCCTACAATTACCTTCTAACGCGCCTTACGGCGATCGCGCAGGACATCGATCGAGTAGCCATTGAGGTCTTGCATGCCCTCGCCGATGGCAAGAGATCCAACCGTGCCGCCCCCTTCCCCGACGAGATTGCAGCCTCGCTTGGCGCTGCTCCGCGGGACGACTGA